The following are encoded in a window of Chionomys nivalis chromosome X, mChiNiv1.1, whole genome shotgun sequence genomic DNA:
- the LOC130867435 gene encoding 60S ribosomal protein L31-like: protein MAPAKKGGEKKKGRSAINEVVTREYTINIHKRIHVVGFKKRAPRALKEIRKFAMKGMGTPDVRIDTRLNKAVWAKGIRNVPYRIRVRLSRKRNEDEDSPNKLYTLVTYIPVTTFKNLQTVNVDEN from the coding sequence ATGGCTCCCGCAAAGAAGGGTGGCGAGAAGAAGAAGGGCCGTTCTGCCATCAACGAGGTGGTGACCCGAGAATACACCATCAACATTCACAAGCGCATCCATGTCGTGGGCTTCAAGAAGCGTGCTCCTAGGGCACTCAAAGAAATCCGGAAATTTGCCATGAAGGGGATGGGGACTCCAGATGTGCGGATTGATACCAGGCTCAATAAAGCTGTCTGGGCCAAAGGAATAAGGAATGTTCCATATCGTATTCGGGTACGTTTGTCTAGAAAACGTAATGAGGATGAGGACTCACCAAACAAACTCTATACATTGGTAACTTACATACCTGTTACCACATTCAAAAATCTACAGACAGTCAATGTGGATGAGAACTAA